The Salmo salar chromosome ssa06, Ssal_v3.1, whole genome shotgun sequence genome window below encodes:
- the LOC106607284 gene encoding heat shock 70 kDa protein-like, whose amino-acid sequence MSSAKGPSIGIDLGTTYSCVGVFQHGKVEIIANDQGNRTTPSYVAFTDTERLIGDAAKNQVAMNPNNTVFDAKRLIGRKFNDQVVQADMKHWPFKVVSDGGKPKVQVDYKGENKS is encoded by the coding sequence ATGTCATCAGCTAAAGGCCCGTCTATCGGCATTGACCTGGGCACCACCTACTCCTGTGTGGGGGTGTTCCAGCATGGCAAAGTGGAGATCATCGCCAACGACCAGGGCAACAGGACCACACCCAGCTATGTGGCCTTCACAGACACCGAGAGACTCATCGGAGACGCAGCAAAGAACCAGGTGGCCATGAACCCCAACAACACCGTTTTTGACGCCAAACGCCTGATTGGCCGAAAGTTCAACGATCAGGTCGTGCAAGCCGACATGAAGCACTGGCCCTTCAAGGTGGTCAGCGACGGAGGAAAGCCTAAAGTTCAGGTAGATTACAAAGGTGAGAACAAATCCTGA